A segment of the Aureimonas sp. SA4125 genome:
CTGTCGGTCAGCGTCACCACGCGCCAGCGTCGCGGCAGCGAGATCGAGGGCCGGCACTACCGCTTCATCGGGCTCGACGAGTTCGAGCGGCTGCGCAGTGGCGATGCCCTCCTCGAATGGGCAGAAGTGCACGGCAATTTCTACGGCACGCCGCGCGCGGCGGCGGAAAAGGCGATGCAGGAGGGGCGCGACATGCTCTTCGACATCGACTGGCAGGGAGCGCGCCAGCTGCAGGAACAGGCGCGGGGCGATATCGTCTCGATCTTCATCCTGCCGCCGTCCATGGCCGAGCTGAAGCGGCGGCTCCTGCGCCGCAACGAGGACTCGATCGACACCATCGCCATGCGGCTGAAGAATTCCCGCATCGAGATCGAGCGTTGGCGCGACTACGATTACGTTGTCGTCAACACGGACCTCAATCAGGCTTTCGGGGAAGTGCGCGCGATCATCGACGCCGAGCGCCTGCGCCGCGACCGGCGTCCCGGCCTGTTCGACTTCGCGGCTGGCCTGTTGAGCGAAGAGGTCTGAAGCCTTTCGACCGCGGGTCTCGGCGCGAAGCGCTGCCATCCGCCGTGGGAGCGCTGCAAGGCTTCATGTCCGGGAAGGCGGGCCGCCGTTCTCGGCATGACGTGACCGAATACCAGCTATGTCCGTGACTTCGGGACCGCGCGCACCATGTGGCGGGGTCTCACGAAGGATGGACATCATGATCAGAACCGCGCTCGTCGTTGGTGCCAGCGGTATCGCTGGAAGCGCCACGGCCAGACTTCTCGTGGAAGAGGGTGCCGAGGTCCTCGGCCTTGCCCGCAATCCGCAGGCGCAGGAGGGCGTGACGCCCATCGCCGCCGACCTCCTCGATCCCGCCGCGCTTGCCAAGGCCGTTGCCGGCATCCGTCCCGATGCCGTCTTCATCACGACCTGGGCGCGGCAGGCGAACGAGGCCGAGAACATCCGCGTCAACGCCGCGATGGTCCGCAACCTGCTGGGCGCGCTCCGCCCCGCCGGCAGCGTCCGCCACGTCGCTCTCGTCACCGGCCTCAAGCACTATCTCGGACCCTTCGAGGCCTATGGAAAGGGCACGCTGCCCCAGACGCCCTTCCGCGAGGAGCAGGGCCGTCTCGACGTCGCGAACTTCTACTACGCGCAGGAGGACGAGGTCTTTGCCGCGGCCGAGCAGGACGGCTTCAGCTGGAGCGTCCATCGGCCCCACACGATCATCGGCCAGGCGGTCGGCAACGCCATGAACATGGGCACGACGCTCGCCGCCTACGCGGTCCTCTGCCGCGAGACCGGGCGTCCGTTCCGCTTCCCCGGCTCTGCCGTGCAGTGGAACGGGCTGACCGACATGACCGATGCGCGGATGCTCGCGCGCCAGCTCCTGTGGGCTGCGACGACACCGGGCGCTGCGAACCAGGCGTTCAACATCGTCAACGGCGACGTCTTCCGCTGGTCGTGGATGTGGGGGCGGATCGCCGAATGGTTCGGCCTGACGCCCGCACCGTTCGATGGCGAGGGACTGCCGCTGGAGGTCCAGATGGCGGACGACGCGGCCACGTGGCGGGCGATCGCCGAGCGCGAGGGCCTCGTCGAAGCCGATCTCGGCCGCATCGCGTCCGCCTGGCATACCGACGCCGATCTCGGGCGCCCG
Coding sequences within it:
- the gmk gene encoding guanylate kinase codes for the protein MSETVQPSSSVEIKRRGLMLVLSSPSGAGKSTIAHHLLESDPRFSLSVSVTTRQRRGSEIEGRHYRFIGLDEFERLRSGDALLEWAEVHGNFYGTPRAAAEKAMQEGRDMLFDIDWQGARQLQEQARGDIVSIFILPPSMAELKRRLLRRNEDSIDTIAMRLKNSRIEIERWRDYDYVVVNTDLNQAFGEVRAIIDAERLRRDRRPGLFDFAAGLLSEEV
- a CDS encoding SDR family oxidoreductase, with protein sequence MIRTALVVGASGIAGSATARLLVEEGAEVLGLARNPQAQEGVTPIAADLLDPAALAKAVAGIRPDAVFITTWARQANEAENIRVNAAMVRNLLGALRPAGSVRHVALVTGLKHYLGPFEAYGKGTLPQTPFREEQGRLDVANFYYAQEDEVFAAAEQDGFSWSVHRPHTIIGQAVGNAMNMGTTLAAYAVLCRETGRPFRFPGSAVQWNGLTDMTDARMLARQLLWAATTPGAANQAFNIVNGDVFRWSWMWGRIAEWFGLTPAPFDGEGLPLEVQMADDAATWRAIAEREGLVEADLGRIASAWHTDADLGRPIEVVTDMSKSRRLGFTAYQATDDAFFDLFARLRQDRLIP